The genomic window TTCAGCTCATCAATTTGGTCGTCTACCCATAAAATATTTGGCATAATCTAAACTTGGCTACAATGTGATGAATGGTCGTATCTGTTCAAGACGCTTTTTACCAATTCCTTTAATGTGTAATAACTCTTCCACAGATTGAAACGGACCGTTTTCAGTTCTATAATCTATAATTCTTTGTGCATAAATACTTCCAATTCCATCTAGTTTTAGAAGTTCCGACAAACCCGCTGTATTTACGTTTACGACGCTAAGTACCTTAGGCGAATTAGCATCCTCATTCTTGTTATCTATCTCCGTTTCAATGCCGTCGTATTTTTGAGCGAGCGCTTCTTCTCTTGCCTTCATTGCCTTAGTGCGCTCATCAAACTCTTGCTTTAATATGGCATAATGCTGCGTATTTTCTATCTGCTTTTGTTCAACAAATAGATTCATGGCGGTAAGTATTACAATTAAGAAGAATATTATAGAAATAGATATTCGTTCTTTTCTTGTAATCTGTAACTTATCGACCCAGAAGAACCAGTTTCTTTTAAGTTTCTTCATGCTAACTCCATTGACTGAAGCAATAAGGGAACAAAATCTTTGTATGTCAACTCTTTCTAGGAACTTGAACACCCCAACATGAGCGAATTACACACTTTTAATTATCAGAATTTAGCCCTTAGCTACCAAGTAGTAGGCGAGGGCAAGCCCCTTGTTATCTTGCATGGGTGGGGTAGTAGTAAAAGAGTGATGATGCCAATAGCCACACAATTAGCTGATATACGCCGTTCTTATGTGTTAGACTTACCGGGCTTTGGAGACACCCCTGAGCCCCCAGAGGCATGGAGTATCGACGATTATACCAATGCTATTCAGGCTTTTATTGAAGAACACTTTTCTGAACCCGTTGATCTACTTGTTCACTCATTTGGAGGGCGAATTACACTAAAGCTTTGTAGCCGACCATTTGCCACTTCT from Balneola vulgaris DSM 17893 includes these protein-coding regions:
- a CDS encoding ComEA family DNA-binding protein, producing MKKLKRNWFFWVDKLQITRKERISISIIFFLIVILTAMNLFVEQKQIENTQHYAILKQEFDERTKAMKAREEALAQKYDGIETEIDNKNEDANSPKVLSVVNVNTAGLSELLKLDGIGSIYAQRIIDYRTENGPFQSVEELLHIKGIGKKRLEQIRPFITL